TAGAAGTTATGGATCGTCACGCCAGATGCAGCCTTGGCACCGGTGCCCAGGGTCACGGCGATATGGCGCGAATCATTCTTGTCGCAGAAGCCCATGACGTTGGTCGAGGCAAATGGCAGCCGGGAGATCACCGCAACCCCGTGGTAGCCCTTCTGACCATTGAGCGCCATGTGATGGTAGCCAAGCGCCTTGAAGGCCGCCGAAGGAAAACGGTCGTCGGGGCATTTTGTCTCCTGCAGGCAGAGCACATCCGGGCGCGTTTCCGTCAGGAAACGGACGACGTGGTCCAGCCTCATGCGGACAGAATTGACGTTCCAGGAGGTGACGACGAGTTTCATGCCTTGCTTTCGACGTGCTGGCAGGGGGGGCTTTGGTCAGGCGACCACCGGCTTGCTTTCGCAGAAAACGGTCCTTCTCGCAAACGGACGCGCCGCCGCAGCCGCTCTACGAACTCAACGATGATGACGGGCCGGTCTCATCGAGCTCGCCGGTTTTTTCGGTTCGCGGACAGGGCCCCGGCGGTCGGCGTTTCGCCGCGCTTCAGTAAACGTGCGTGCGCTACGGTTTTCGCTCCGGTTAAGCGAACGCGCGGCGATTCCTGGATGCGCTATGGGACACGTGGGAAGCGTAGGCCGCAGCCTTCCTATTCCGCCTGTGCGCGGCTGGCGAGGCGCAGATCGGACAGCGCCACGGAGGTCTCGTAGCCCTGCGGGTCAACAACGGTCCACTGCCTCAGGGCATTATTACGGGCATCGAAACGCAGGGTGATGCGCGATGTGCCGCCGATGGTGGCGCTATCCTCGAAACTCACGGTCACGACGCCGTCGTTGCCGATGTCCACCGCGCGAACCTTCGTATCACGCGTCAGATCGAAACGATCCTTCAGGAGAAATTTCAGAGGCGTCTGGCCGATGGGATAGACATCGTTGGTCTTGAGCTTGGAATCGCGGATGGCGACAGACCGTCCATCCGCTACGATCTCGAGCGTTGACGGCGGGTTATAGGCGAACCGCAAACGCCCCGGCCGCTGAATATAGAGCGTGCCTTCGGCCCGACGGCCGTCACCGCCATACTGGACGAACCGCCCCGTGAGCGTGTCGATGCTGTTTACGTAGGAGTTCACGCGTTCAATGGCCGCCGCCTGGCTGGTGGGCACCACATTCGTGGCGGCACGTGGCGCGGCTGCCGGAGCGATGGACGCCACCGGTGCAGCGGGAGCTGCCGGCGCAGCCGTAGCGACAGGCTGAACAGACCCGCCGTCGCCACCGCCCAGGGCTACCGGCCGACGTGGCGGCAACGGAGGCCCGCCCGCCGCGGACTGGGAG
This portion of the Chelatococcus sp. YT9 genome encodes:
- a CDS encoding outer-membrane lipoprotein carrier protein LolA, which produces MKRFGCATLALVAAFAASGGVPVAQAQNDPLTRFLDGMFGKAPAEGPAQDPAPARAAPAPAPVPAPPRANTASSPAAPPQAATPAAPSQSAAGGPPLPPRRPVALGGGDGGSVQPVATAAPAAPAAPVASIAPAAAPRAATNVVPTSQAAAIERVNSYVNSIDTLTGRFVQYGGDGRRAEGTLYIQRPGRLRFAYNPPSTLEIVADGRSVAIRDSKLKTNDVYPIGQTPLKFLLKDRFDLTRDTKVRAVDIGNDGVVTVSFEDSATIGGTSRITLRFDARNNALRQWTVVDPQGYETSVALSDLRLASRAQAE